The following proteins are encoded in a genomic region of Bernardetia sp. MNP-M8:
- a CDS encoding proton-conducting transporter membrane subunit, with the protein MNSIYFLVYLFPLFSFLFSLLSSIFFSAKKETDYSKKKVEYAALIFSFFALLATSTQLFEIFNTEKIIENSFVWANTGTREINILIKIDSLTAFFQFVISLIVFAVHIYSLAYIKNKKTFYYGVLGLFVFAMQLLLAQDNLVLFFVFWELIGLASFLLIDFDKTKSSSRASTKAFLLNRIGDVGLLIAIALLFEYSLSISDLKNIFVTLPSSSKLLISIGILLAALVKSGQFPFSTWLFDAMEAPTSISALLHAATMVAAGIYLLIRMEFVFEEVKIITEILVWIALFSTIFSALAAYFTTNLKKELAASTVSQLGFMAIAVSVGAWQAAVLHLFTHAFFKATLFLGAGFLIEKNGTKEMSEMGNTNYKKLPLFSVIYIFALAALVGFPLTSGFLSKEWILKETLSNHFFVGIGLFIATFLTAFYGGRQLQPLFFNEEDNDNSNKKIISTSKKWFWYLPLILLFVGSFWFAFSLHPLKPDESYWLKQLPKLFSHAPHHFKIWLPILAIFLTVIGLILGFSKKINKRLNQIEFIASIKNYFLWQDKFFILCFWKPMTQVAYLTAQKQSVVTTQKFANLWVGIAAILSLLDRKLDSFVDTFSKITVVSGYFLAWTDKYIVDFMTHFVVFLINYTGKQLKSLQNGKVQFYLFIVVSILVSLLFWLMD; encoded by the coding sequence ATGAATTCTATTTATTTTCTAGTTTATCTTTTTCCACTTTTTAGTTTCCTATTTTCTTTACTGAGTTCCATCTTCTTTTCTGCTAAAAAAGAAACAGACTACTCAAAAAAGAAGGTAGAATATGCTGCTCTTATTTTTTCTTTTTTTGCGTTGTTAGCTACAAGCACGCAGCTTTTTGAGATTTTTAATACAGAAAAAATCATTGAAAATTCTTTTGTATGGGCAAATACAGGAACAAGAGAAATAAATATTTTGATAAAGATAGATTCTCTAACAGCCTTTTTTCAGTTTGTAATTAGTCTTATTGTTTTTGCTGTTCATATTTATTCTTTGGCTTATATAAAAAATAAAAAGACATTTTATTATGGAGTTTTAGGACTTTTTGTCTTTGCCATGCAACTACTTTTAGCACAAGATAATCTTGTTTTATTCTTTGTGTTTTGGGAACTTATCGGACTTGCTTCTTTTCTTTTAATTGATTTTGACAAAACAAAAAGCTCTTCTCGTGCATCTACAAAGGCATTTTTACTCAATCGTATTGGTGATGTAGGTTTACTTATTGCAATAGCTTTACTGTTTGAGTATTCGCTGTCTATTTCTGATTTAAAGAATATTTTTGTTACACTTCCTTCTTCTTCAAAACTTCTTATTTCGATAGGAATTTTGTTAGCTGCTTTGGTCAAGTCTGGACAATTTCCTTTTTCTACTTGGCTTTTTGATGCTATGGAAGCACCAACTTCCATTTCTGCACTTCTGCATGCTGCTACAATGGTTGCAGCAGGAATTTATCTTTTGATACGAATGGAATTTGTCTTTGAGGAAGTCAAAATCATTACCGAGATTTTAGTTTGGATAGCTCTTTTTTCTACTATTTTTTCAGCTCTAGCAGCTTATTTTACTACTAATTTAAAGAAAGAATTAGCAGCTTCGACAGTTTCCCAGCTCGGTTTTATGGCAATTGCAGTCAGTGTTGGAGCTTGGCAGGCTGCTGTTTTACATCTTTTTACACATGCTTTTTTTAAGGCAACTCTATTTTTGGGAGCTGGTTTTTTGATAGAAAAAAATGGAACAAAAGAAATGTCAGAAATGGGAAATACTAATTATAAAAAATTACCTTTATTTTCTGTCATCTATATTTTTGCATTAGCTGCATTGGTTGGTTTTCCTCTCACTTCAGGTTTTTTGTCTAAAGAATGGATTTTAAAAGAAACATTATCAAATCATTTTTTTGTAGGAATAGGTTTGTTTATAGCTACTTTTCTAACAGCATTTTATGGAGGAAGACAACTTCAACCACTTTTTTTTAATGAGGAGGATAACGATAATTCAAATAAAAAAATAATTTCTACATCTAAAAAATGGTTTTGGTATTTGCCTTTGATACTCCTTTTTGTAGGAAGTTTTTGGTTTGCCTTTTCGCTTCATCCTCTCAAACCTGATGAAAGTTATTGGCTCAAACAACTGCCAAAATTATTTTCCCATGCTCCTCATCATTTTAAAATTTGGCTTCCTATTTTGGCTATCTTTCTGACTGTTATAGGACTGATATTAGGATTCTCTAAAAAAATAAATAAAAGATTAAATCAAATAGAATTTATAGCCAGTATTAAAAATTATTTTTTATGGCAAGATAAATTTTTTATTCTTTGTTTTTGGAAGCCAATGACTCAAGTAGCTTACTTAACAGCACAAAAACAATCTGTGGTTACTACTCAAAAGTTTGCTAACCTTTGGGTAGGCATAGCAGCAATTCTCTCTCTCTTGGATAGAAAATTAGATTCATTTGTTGATACTTTTTCAAAAATTACTGTGGTTAGTGGTTATTTTTTGGCTTGGACAGACAAATATATAGTTGATTTTATGACTCATTTTGTAGTCTTTTTAATAAACTATACAGGCAAACAGTTGAAGAGTTTGCAAAATGGAAAAGTACAGTTTTATCTTTTTATTGTTGTTTCTATATTAGTTTCTTTACTATTTTGGTTAATGGATTAG
- a CDS encoding alanine/ornithine racemase family PLP-dependent enzyme, protein MAYVKLYKKKLEHNHAFLNKLFKEEGVEWGVVTKLFCGTEKYLQEIVNLGVIEVHDSRISNLRKLKELKPDIQTVYIKPAAKRSIKDIISYADVSLNTELDTIEMLSKEAQRQDKLHKIIIMIEMGDLREGVMPDDVVEFYAQIFKLPNIRVIGLGTNLNCLHGVLPSEDKLIQLSLYKKIIELTFGRQIPWVSAGTTVTLPLLLRKQLPKGVNHFRIGEALYWGNDIFSNGYIEGMETDILEFFAEIVEITKKPLIPTGVLAENPSGEMFQINEEDYGKMSYRCIIDVGLLDIRPEFLIPKDETIELVGASSDMLVIDLKTNPNNYKIGDVVAFRLKYMGALSLMNSNYVEKIVE, encoded by the coding sequence ATGGCTTACGTAAAACTTTACAAGAAAAAGTTAGAACACAATCACGCATTTTTAAACAAACTATTCAAAGAAGAAGGTGTAGAATGGGGTGTGGTAACAAAACTATTTTGTGGAACAGAAAAATACCTTCAAGAAATAGTAAACTTGGGGGTTATAGAAGTACACGATTCACGAATTAGTAATCTCAGAAAACTCAAAGAATTAAAGCCTGATATTCAGACTGTCTATATAAAACCTGCTGCAAAAAGAAGTATTAAAGATATTATTTCTTATGCTGATGTGAGTTTGAATACAGAACTTGATACCATAGAAATGCTTTCAAAAGAAGCTCAACGACAAGACAAACTTCACAAAATTATTATTATGATAGAAATGGGCGACCTTCGTGAAGGAGTCATGCCTGATGATGTCGTTGAGTTTTATGCTCAAATTTTCAAACTTCCAAATATTCGTGTTATTGGTTTGGGAACAAATCTAAATTGTTTGCACGGTGTTTTGCCTTCAGAGGACAAACTTATTCAACTTTCTCTTTATAAAAAAATCATTGAACTTACATTTGGTAGACAAATCCCTTGGGTTTCGGCAGGAACAACTGTAACACTTCCTCTCTTATTGAGAAAACAGCTTCCAAAGGGAGTAAACCATTTTAGAATTGGAGAAGCTCTTTATTGGGGAAATGATATTTTTTCAAATGGTTATATTGAAGGGATGGAAACTGATATTTTGGAGTTTTTTGCTGAAATTGTAGAAATCACTAAAAAACCTCTTATTCCGACAGGTGTTTTGGCAGAAAATCCAAGTGGTGAAATGTTTCAAATCAATGAAGAGGATTATGGAAAGATGTCTTATCGTTGTATCATCGATGTAGGTTTGCTTGATATCCGTCCCGAATTTTTAATTCCCAAAGATGAAACAATTGAACTTGTAGGAGCAAGCTCAGATATGCTTGTTATTGACCTAAAAACGAATCCAAATAATTATAAAATTGGAGATGTGGTTGCTTTCAGACTTAAATATATGGGCGCACTTTCTCTGATGAATTCAAATTATGTAGAGAAAATTGTAGAGTAA